One window from the genome of Anser cygnoides isolate HZ-2024a breed goose chromosome 8, Taihu_goose_T2T_genome, whole genome shotgun sequence encodes:
- the HENMT1 gene encoding small RNA 2'-O-methyltransferase isoform X1, whose translation MDKNFQEEQCTGVIKFTPPLYKQRYQFVKDLVGKYKPKKVADLGCADCTLLWMLKSYNCIEVLAGLDICASVMKEKMHRLYPLPGDYLQPAERSLTVTLHHGSVAHEDPCMLGFDLVTCIELIEHLEESELEKFPEVVFGFMAPTMVVISTPNSEFNPLLPGVTVFRHQDHKFEWDRAQFQSWALDAAKRYDYSVEFTGVGNPPTGVEDVGFCTQIAVFVKKYPQTSEPAQSKKPTEAAYKTVFKAVYPSLKDEKYLQNAVVTEVMFTAHVIKRSLLDHLVSEQENYNDDPTERKLQLQRSVNCFSEDLETLAVEKSVEPLTNGSVVYIPLRKIFSFPKVNRLCGTFEKLCELITGKVTLSSDGSAVVLNTEHENEEN comes from the exons ATGGATAAGAACTTTCAAGAAGAACAGTGTACTGGCGTGATCAAATTCACACCACCACTGTACAAACAACGTTACCAGTTTGTTAAAGACTTAGTGGGAAAATACAAACCTAAGAAG GTGGCAGATTTAGGATGCGCGGACTGTACACTTCTCTGGATGCTGAAATCCTACAATTGTATTGAAGTGTTAGCTGGGCTAGATATCTGTGCAAGTgtgatgaaagagaaaat GCATAGGTTGTATCCTCTTCCTGGTGATTATTTGCAGCCAGCTGAAAGGTCCCTAACTGTTACACTGCATCACGGCTCAGTTGCTCATGAAGATCCCTGCATGCTTGGTTTTGACTTGGTAACATGCATTGAATT GATAGAGCACCTGGAAGAATCAGAGCTAGAGAAGTTTCCTGAAGTGGTGTTTGGTTTCATGGCTCCAACCATGGTGGTTATCAGTACTCCAAATTCCGAATTTAACCCCTTGCTTCCAGGAGTGACAGTTTTCAGGCATCAAGACCACAAATTTGAATGGGACCGAGCACAATTTCAAAGTTG gGCTTTAGATGCTGCTAAACGCTATGATTACTCAGTGGAATTTACTGGTGTAGGGAACCCCCCAACAGGAGTGGAGGATGTTGGGTTTTGTACCCAAATAGCCgtgtttgttaaaaaatatcCTCAAACCAGTGAACCAGCACAGTCTAAGAAACCCACTGAAGCAGCTTACAAAACA GTCTTCAAAGCAGTGTATCCAAGTCTTAAAGATGAGAAGTACCTGCAGAATGCAGTGGTCACTGAAGTTATGTTCACAGCACATGTCATTAAGCGAAGTCTGCTGGACCATTTAGTGTCAGAACAGGAGAACTATAATGATGATCCTACTGAGAGAAAATTGCAACTCCAACGTTCAGTGAACTGTTTCTCAGAAGATCTTGAAACACTGGCTGTTGAAAAAAGCGTGGAGCCACTTACCAATGGAAGTGTGGTTTATATAcctctaagaaaaatattttcttttcccaaagtGAATCGACTTTGTGGCACCTTTGAGAAGTTATGCGAGCTTATTACTGGCAAGGTCACACTGAGCAGTGATGGTTCTGCTGTGGTGCTCAATACTgaacatgaaaatgaagagaattaG
- the HENMT1 gene encoding small RNA 2'-O-methyltransferase isoform X2, whose translation MDKNFQEEQCTGVIKFTPPLYKQRYQFVKDLVGKYKPKKVADLGCADCTLLWMLKSYNCIEVLAGLDICASVMKEKMHRLYPLPGDYLQPAERSLTVTLHHGSVAHEDPCMLGFDLVTCIELALDAAKRYDYSVEFTGVGNPPTGVEDVGFCTQIAVFVKKYPQTSEPAQSKKPTEAAYKTVFKAVYPSLKDEKYLQNAVVTEVMFTAHVIKRSLLDHLVSEQENYNDDPTERKLQLQRSVNCFSEDLETLAVEKSVEPLTNGSVVYIPLRKIFSFPKVNRLCGTFEKLCELITGKVTLSSDGSAVVLNTEHENEEN comes from the exons ATGGATAAGAACTTTCAAGAAGAACAGTGTACTGGCGTGATCAAATTCACACCACCACTGTACAAACAACGTTACCAGTTTGTTAAAGACTTAGTGGGAAAATACAAACCTAAGAAG GTGGCAGATTTAGGATGCGCGGACTGTACACTTCTCTGGATGCTGAAATCCTACAATTGTATTGAAGTGTTAGCTGGGCTAGATATCTGTGCAAGTgtgatgaaagagaaaat GCATAGGTTGTATCCTCTTCCTGGTGATTATTTGCAGCCAGCTGAAAGGTCCCTAACTGTTACACTGCATCACGGCTCAGTTGCTCATGAAGATCCCTGCATGCTTGGTTTTGACTTGGTAACATGCATTGAATT gGCTTTAGATGCTGCTAAACGCTATGATTACTCAGTGGAATTTACTGGTGTAGGGAACCCCCCAACAGGAGTGGAGGATGTTGGGTTTTGTACCCAAATAGCCgtgtttgttaaaaaatatcCTCAAACCAGTGAACCAGCACAGTCTAAGAAACCCACTGAAGCAGCTTACAAAACA GTCTTCAAAGCAGTGTATCCAAGTCTTAAAGATGAGAAGTACCTGCAGAATGCAGTGGTCACTGAAGTTATGTTCACAGCACATGTCATTAAGCGAAGTCTGCTGGACCATTTAGTGTCAGAACAGGAGAACTATAATGATGATCCTACTGAGAGAAAATTGCAACTCCAACGTTCAGTGAACTGTTTCTCAGAAGATCTTGAAACACTGGCTGTTGAAAAAAGCGTGGAGCCACTTACCAATGGAAGTGTGGTTTATATAcctctaagaaaaatattttcttttcccaaagtGAATCGACTTTGTGGCACCTTTGAGAAGTTATGCGAGCTTATTACTGGCAAGGTCACACTGAGCAGTGATGGTTCTGCTGTGGTGCTCAATACTgaacatgaaaatgaagagaattaG